From a single Mycosarcoma maydis chromosome 2, whole genome shotgun sequence genomic region:
- a CDS encoding putative isocitrate dehydrogenase (NAD(+)) IDH2 produces the protein MFTVPAFRSASSSLAKRPTLASSALKLNRMSVRGLAMPVTNAPTSAYNKQKGSDGKYTVTLIPGDGIGPEVSNAVKEIYHAANVPIKWEEVSVAPFIKDGKQTIPEESIVSIKKNTVALKGPLATPIGKGHVSLNLTLRRTFHLFANVRPCKSIEGFKTAYDNVDTVLIRENTEGEYSGIEHEVVDGVVQSIKLITYEASERVARYAFHHAEQNGRNKVTAVHKAPIMRMSDGMFLHACRQVAKEYPHIAYDEDLLDRACLRIVQDPAPYADRVMVMPNLYGDILSDMCAGLIGGLGLTPSGNIGKDASIFEAVHGSAPDIAGQDKANPTALLLSSIMMLRHMSLFDKADQIENAIFKTIAAGERTGDLGGKLGTRAFTDKIISRL, from the coding sequence ATGTTCACGGTCCCTGCTTTCCGATcggccagctcgtcgctggcCAAGCGCCCCAcgctcgcctcgtcggcgctcaagctcaacaggATGTCGGTCCGTGGCCTCGCGATGCCTGTCACCAACGCCCCTACCTCGGCTTACAACAAGCAAAAGGGCTCCGATGGCAAGTACACGGTCACCTTGATTCCCGGTGATGGTATTGGTCCCGAGGTCTCGAATGCCGTCAAGGAGATCTACCACGCTGCTAACGTACCCATCAAGTGGGAGGAGGTCTCGGTCGCTCCGTTCAtcaaggatggcaagcagaCCATCCCCGAAGAGTCAATCGTCTCGATCAAGAAGAACACGGTTGCACTCAAGGGTCCCCTCGCTACGCCCATCGGCAAGGGTCACGTCTCGCTCAACTTGACGCTCCGACGAACCTTCCATCTCTTTGCCAACGTCCGACCGTGCAAGTCGATCGAGGGCTTCAAGACCGCCTACGACAACGTCGACACTGTGCTCATCCGTGAAAACACCGAGGGTGAGTACTCGGGTATCGAGCACGAggtcgtcgacggcgtcgtCCAGTCGATTAAGCTCATCACCTACGAGGCTTCGGAGCGTGTTGCCCGCTACGCTTTCCACCACGCCGAACAGAACGGCCGTAACAAGGTGACTGCTGTTCACAAGGCTCCCATCATGCGCATGTCGGACGGCATGTTCCTGCACGCCTGCCGACAGGTTGCCAAGGAGTATCCGCACATCGCCTACGACGAGGATCTGCTCGACCGAGCCTGCCTCCGTATCGTGCAGGACCCTGCACCTTACGCCGACCGCGTCATGGTGATGCCCAACTTGTACGGTGACATTCTCTCGGACATGTGCGCCGGTCTCATTGGTGGTCTCGGTCTCACGCCTTCCGGTAACATTGGCAAGGACGCTTCGATTTTCGAGGCAGTCCACGGCTCTGCCCCCGACATTGCTGGCCAGGACAAGGCGAACCCTACTGCGCTGTTGCTCTCTTCGATCATGATGCTCCGACACATGAGCCTGTTTGACAAGGCTGACCAGATCGAGAATGCCATCTTCAAGACCATCGCTGCCGGCGAGCGTACCGGGGATCTTggcggcaagctcggcacCCGCGCTTTCACCGACAAGATCATCTCTCGCTTGTAA
- a CDS encoding uncharacterized protein (related to Acetylcholinesterase precursor) produces MGQTSSTFVDHDAANVDIPGKGKLIGRVGKDKTTGQLKSQRYAGIPFAQAPLGPLRWKRPQPLPPSFRYDSDGRKYVDFAAQSLQPTNYALTNGITFPDAPTFPQSEDCLYLNVWCPVQADGSRPPGKRPVLFFIHGGWLQVGNAKFSPNADPSDLLHAAGLDAVIVTTAYRLNVFGFLAHDALRNEDPDHLTGNYGFWDQRAALEWVYHNIEHFGGDPTNITVSGLSAGAHSTHMQLMHEFDLSTQDACYNPMIRRIFLQSNAAIWPSKSVTETRDQFDELATLLDLPAHLSDIEKIARLRDVDALALVRVLETMNMHTFRATRDTRNQAFVKQDWTSAMMDGRLAGWCQQQGVWFVIGECADEEWVYRNINTPTDQADLVRQVNNYYMLSLVEKMLPYYGVKMDQQTARNDQQSFKGSTSSARSTGEEASLYQVLGVKPYATSAEIRAAYLAQVRRYHPDKLQQLAGSHTPCQFPSIDAGTVTDVLSCDELIRQLNHAYKVLGDDQLRMQYDESLAAAHACTESRSPRISATVEFESFHVSETQDSVAFSYPCRCGSTYNMAEDQVHDRVQVIGCDGCSEFIHVRYDDDDHDHDDEDGPHLADTAAWLTPHNVAHIFGRVCSDSQVYIAQRMLIHDLVAGGLSPDRILRYRINYRARAIDGALSAYRGVSHSFDDYIWWFSCLQPDEQVWIKQWLTPWILFVSGQEEQASREWYKGHVADPRLIRVLEHNGRLSVQADERWAEKDKLIEQMMRLRNELVQEW; encoded by the coding sequence ATGGGTCAGACCTCGAGTACATTTGTCGACCACGATGCTGCGAATGTCGATATTCCCGGAAAAGGCAAGCTCATCGGGCGGGTTGGCAAGGACAAGACCACCGGTCAGCTCAAGTCACAACGCTACGCTGGTATTCCCTTTGCCCAAGCACCACTAGGCCCACTTCGATGGAAGCGACCCCAACCTCTGCCGCCGTCCTTTCGCTACGATTCGGACGGTAGAAAATACGTTGACTTTGCGGCTCAAAGTCTACAACCGACCAACTATGCTCTCACGAACGGCATCACTTTTCCCGATGCACCCACGTTTCCGCAAAGCGAAGACTGCCTTTACCTCAACGTCTGGTGTCCAGTACAAGCGGATGGGTCCAGACCACCCGGAAAGCGGCCAgtgctcttcttcatccACGGAGGCTGGCTTCAGGTTGGCAATGCAAAGTTTTCTCCCAATGCAGATCCAAGTGATCTCCTTCATGCAGCTGGGCTCGATGCGGTCATCGTCACGACAGCATACCGTCTCAACGTGTTTGGCTTCCTTGCGCATGATGCACTGCGAAACGAAGATCCGGATCACTTGACTGGAAACTACGGCTTTTGGGATCAGAGAGCAGCTCTCGAATGGGTCTATCACAACATTGAGCATTTCGGTGGCGACCCGACCAACATCACCGTCAGTGGTCTTTCAGCAGGTGCGCACAGCACGCACATGCAGCTCATGCATGAATTCGATCTATCCACCCAAGATGCATGCTACAATCCCATGATACGACGTATCTTTCTTCAGTCCAATGCGGCCATCTGGCCCTCGAAATCCGTCACTGAGACCCGAGATCAATTCGACGAGTTGGCAACTCTGCTCGACCTACCCGCCCATCTAAGTGACATCGAGAAAATCGCACGCTTGCGCGACGTGGATGCGTTGGCGCTTGTGCGTGTTTTGGAAACCATGAACATGCACACGTTTCGTGCGACCCGCGATACGCGCAACCAGGCGTTTGTGAAACAAGATTGGACAAGTGCCATGATGGATGGACGCTTGGCCGGATGgtgccagcagcaaggcgTGTGGTTTGTGATCGGAGAGTGTGCGGACGAAGAATGGGTGTATCGCAATATCAACACGCCCACAGACCAGGCGGATTTGGTAAGGCAGGTCAACAATTATTATATGCTATCGTTGGTGGAGAAGATGTTGCCGTACTACGGAGTCAAAATGGACCAGCAGACGGCACGCAACGATCAGCAGTCGTTCAAGGGAAGCACAAGTTCTGCTCGTTCGACAGGGGAAGAAGCGTCGCTGTACCAAGTCCTTGGAGTCAAGCCATATGCGACGTCTGCCGAGATCCGCGCAGCTTACCTCGCTCAAGTACGTCGATACCATCCCGAtaagctgcagcagctaGCGGGCAGCCACACACCTTGTCAATTTCCTTCTATCGACGCTGGCACCGTCACCGACGTGCTGTCATGCGACGAGCTCATCCGTCAACTCAATCATGCGTACAAGGTGCTCGGTGACGACCAACTCCGAATGCAATACGACGAATcgcttgcagctgcgcaTGCTTGCACTGAATCACGGTCGCCGCGCATCTCGGCGACGGTCGAGTTCGAATCTTTCCACGTCTCGGAAACACAAGACTCGGTGGCGTTCAGTTACCCCTGTCGATGCGGTTCGACGTACAACATGGCCGAAGATCAAGTGCACGATCGAGTCCAAGTGATCGGCTGCGATGGGTGTTCGGAGTTCATCCATGTTCGatacgacgacgatgatcaTGATcatgatgacgaagacggACCACATCTTGCAGACACGGCTGCTTGGTTGACACCACACAACGTTGCGCATATCTTCGGTCGCGTCTGCTCCGATTCTCAGGTGTACATTGCTCAACGCATGCTCATCCACGACCTGGTCGCTGGCGGGCTGTCTCCGGATCGCATCCTCCGTTATCGCATCAACTACCGCGCACGTGCTATCGACGGTGCGCTATCCGCGTATCGAGGCGTCAGCCATTCGTTCGATGACTACATCTGGTGGTTCAGCTGTCTGCAGCCTGACGAGCAAGTGTGGATCAAGCAATGGTTGACGCCGTGGATCCTGTTTGTAAGCGGTCAAGAGGAGCAGGCGAGTAGAGAGTGGTACAAGGGCCACGTTGCCGATCCAAGATTGATCAGGGTGTTGGAGCACAATGGACGGCTCAGCGTGCAGGCGGATGAGCGGTGGGCGGAGAAGGACAAGTTGATCGAGCAAATGATGCGGCTCAGAAACGAGTTGGTTCAGGAATGGTGA